A part of Melittangium boletus DSM 14713 genomic DNA contains:
- a CDS encoding cobalamin B12-binding domain-containing protein, producing MTPDSQILLPVDPHEALRKAYLSAQLKGNRREALRLVVDEGLLRGIPFATLQAEIIRKAQWEIGRLWQENHISVAQEHMATAISQLALSHLYRHLPRDPANGRTVMVSCVEGELHELGARMASDFLEMAGFDVRFLGASVPVEHLVREVRESPPDLLALSVTMTFHLPALREAVAAVRAAMPQVPLMVGGLAVSWAPGVEAELGVPFMGTDARDLVAAACRLLGV from the coding sequence GTGACTCCCGACTCCCAGATTCTTCTTCCCGTTGATCCTCACGAGGCGCTCCGAAAGGCCTATCTCTCCGCCCAGCTCAAGGGCAACCGCCGCGAGGCCCTGCGCCTGGTGGTGGACGAGGGCCTGCTGCGCGGCATTCCCTTCGCCACCCTGCAAGCGGAGATCATCCGCAAGGCGCAATGGGAGATTGGCCGCCTGTGGCAGGAGAACCACATCTCCGTGGCCCAGGAGCACATGGCCACGGCCATCTCCCAGCTCGCCCTGTCCCACCTCTATCGCCATCTGCCGAGGGATCCGGCCAACGGGCGCACGGTGATGGTGTCGTGCGTGGAAGGGGAGTTGCACGAGCTGGGCGCGCGCATGGCGAGCGATTTCCTGGAGATGGCGGGCTTCGACGTGCGCTTCCTCGGCGCGAGCGTGCCCGTGGAGCACCTGGTGCGCGAGGTGAGGGAATCCCCGCCGGACCTGCTGGCGTTGTCGGTGACGATGACGTTCCATCTGCCGGCCCTGCGCGAGGCGGTGGCGGCGGTGCGCGCGGCCATGCCCCAGGTTCCCCTGATGGTGGGAGGGCTGGCCGTGTCGTGGGCGCCCGGCGTGGAGGCGGAGCTGGGCGTTCCCTTCATGGGCACGGACGCGCGCGACCTGGTGGCCGCGGCCTGCCGACTGCTGGGGGTGTGA